In a single window of the Gossypium hirsutum isolate 1008001.06 chromosome A13, Gossypium_hirsutum_v2.1, whole genome shotgun sequence genome:
- the LOC107894024 gene encoding pheophytinase, chloroplastic, which translates to MAAATVLHVVAAAFLRPPHSLPRTKAKEPRLKPGLAFPHLYDNKLPVLGRGYGVGNRSFITCYVDPSTESRVSVLGVSQIKEKCSKWQWKGRYSINYFVSSSSSTNPPLLLVHGFGASIPHWRRNIDTLAQDYTVYAIDLLGFGASDKPQGFSYSMEAWAELILDFLNEVVQKPTVLIGNSVGSLACVIAASESSQNLVRGIVLLNCAGGMNNKAIVDDWRIKLLLPLLWLVDFLLKQRRIATAVFERAKQRDNLRNILLSVYGNKESVDDELVEIINGPANDEGALDAFVSIITGPPGPNPVQLMPRINLPVLVLWGDQDPFTPIDGPVGKYFSSLPSKSSNVSLYMLEGVGHCPHDDKPDLVHQKLLPWLAQVTAL; encoded by the exons ATGGCGGCTGCCACGGTTCTTCATGTTGTGGCGGCGGCTTTTCTCCGACCGCCGCATTCGCTGCCGCGGACGAAGGCTAAAGAACCCAGACTGAAACCAGGACTTGCTTTCCCTCACCTTTACGATAACAAGCTTCCCGTTCTCGGTCGTGGCTATGGTGTTGGTAACCGTAGTTTCATCACTTGCTATGTTGACCCATCCACTGAGTCTCGTGTCAGCGTGTTAGGGGTGAGTCAGATAAAGGAGAAATGCAGTAAGTGGCAATGGAAAGGTCGGTACTCCATCAATTACTTTGTTTCCTCATCATCTTCTACCAACCCTCCTTTGCTTCTCGTTCATGGATTTGGTGCCTCCATTCCCCATTGGCGAAG GAATATTGACACATTGGCTCAGGATTACACTGTTTATGCTATTGACCTTCTGGGTTTTGGTGCATCAGATAAGCCCCAAGGTTTTTCATATTCCATGGAAGCTTGGGCTGAG TTGATACTAGATTTCTTGAATGAAGTTGTTCAGAAGCCTACTGTGTTGATTGGAAACTCTGTGGGAAGTCTTGCTTGTGTGATAGCTGCCTCAG AATCTAGTCAAAACCTGGTTCGAGGGATTGTGCTGTTGAATTGTGCTGGTGGGATGAACAACAAGGCAATTGTTGATGATTGGAGGATCAAACTCCTCTTACCTTTGCTTTGGTTGGTTGATTTCTTATTGAAGCAAAGACGAATCGCCACGGCCGTCTTTGAGCGCGCCAAGCAAAG AGATAATCTAAGAAACATTTTGTTATCTGTTTATGGAAATAAAGAGTCCGTTGATGATGAACTAGTTGAG ATCATCAATGGACCAGCGAACGATGAAGGTGCTCTCGATGCCTTTGTCTCGATTATAACCGGTCCACCAGGGCCAAACCCTGTGCAATTGATGCCGAGAATCAACTTACCTGTCCTAGTTTTATGGGGTGATCAAGATCCTTTCACCCCTATAGATGGGCCTGTAGGTAAGTACTTCTCTTCCTTACCTTCGAAATCGTCGAATGTAAGCCTTTATATGTTGGAAGGTGTAGGGCATTGCCCCCATGATGATAAACCTGACCTAGTTCATCAAAAGTTGCTTCCTTGGTTGGCTCAAGTTACTGCTTTGTGA